The following are from one region of the Polyangiaceae bacterium genome:
- a CDS encoding hydantoinase B/oxoprolinase family protein, whose translation MTRWQFWIDRGGTFTDCLGVPPDGGPLVVAKVLSSDRAPLVGIRTLLGLKESDPVPPCDIRMGTTVATNALLERRGTPCALCITEGFGDLLDIGTQARPDLFALNIEKPARLHRAVLEVAARSDVEGRTLSRFDATRVRTDLDALHQRGIRSVAIVLLHAYRAFGLEQELAALALDVGFEHVAISHEVAPELGLLARADTTVVDAYLTPLIRRYVATLLAELPNCTLAIMQSSGGLTDAHRFRGPAALLSGPAGGVVALAEIARQTGQARVIGFDMGGTSTDVSRFDGEPERVYETEISGVRLRAPMMRIVTVAAGGGSICRLDGHRLVVGPESAGATPGPVCYGHAEAAEPTITDANLVLGRLLPDRFAFPLDRERAEGALAVLASRLGDKSREELAEGFFHIANTNMAEAIRQISVARGYDTRDHALVVFGGAGGQHACALAKRLGMTTVLFHPLAGVLSAWGIGLAPESWHGDVDAGRRTLSDDDLAALAPALSELAARGKAALGRPDARVVQRVDLRYRGTESSITLELAGAAALRAAFDREHERQLGYARPDAEVELTQARVEVRAESRPLDLPPLAPRPASKAIARHRLFLDGAFVDDVPVFAREDLGAGQRISGPAVILEATGTIVVDPGFELTVRADGVLSAESQRPDGEAPELALVGHGDAPDPILLEIMSNLFMSIAEQMGQALRRTAISTNIRERLDFSCAIFDETGGLVANAPHIPVHLGAMGESVRAVIAAHPDFRPGDVFVSNDPAAGGSHLPDITVVSPVHDEGGACRFFTASRGHHADVGGITPGSMPPLSRRLAEEGVVFRNLRLVRGGRLDHAALAAVLEGGPWPARDPATNRADLDAQIAANQRGAGLLAELTARYGLATVQRYMRHVQDDAAARVGREIARLGDGAHAFTDAMDDGTPIVVTLRVHGSRMVVDFAGTGAQVDGNLNAPHAVTVAAVIYFLRTLVGAPIPLNSGCLRPVEIRIPAGSILSPDPERAVAGGNVETSQRVVDVLLAAAGRAAASQGTMNNLTFGNERFGYYETIAGGAGAGPDFAGASAIHTHMTNTRITDPEVLESRAPVRLLRFAIRRGSGGSGQFPGGNGVVRELEALAPLSVAILSERRERSPFGLAGGEAGARGANLWNGRNVGGKATFDVAAGDVLRIETPGGGGFGKPP comes from the coding sequence ATGACACGTTGGCAATTCTGGATCGACCGTGGCGGCACCTTCACGGACTGCCTCGGTGTCCCACCGGACGGCGGCCCGCTGGTCGTGGCCAAGGTGCTGTCGTCGGATCGCGCGCCCCTCGTCGGCATTCGCACCTTGCTGGGCCTGAAGGAATCGGACCCCGTTCCGCCCTGCGACATTCGCATGGGGACCACCGTGGCGACCAACGCCTTGCTCGAGCGTCGCGGAACGCCGTGCGCCTTGTGCATCACCGAGGGCTTTGGCGACCTGCTCGACATCGGGACCCAGGCACGGCCGGATCTGTTCGCGCTGAACATCGAGAAGCCCGCGCGGCTGCACCGCGCAGTGCTCGAGGTCGCCGCGCGCTCCGACGTGGAAGGCCGCACCCTCTCACGCTTCGACGCGACGCGTGTGCGGACTGACCTCGATGCCCTGCATCAGCGCGGCATCCGCAGTGTCGCCATCGTGCTGCTGCACGCGTATCGCGCCTTCGGCCTCGAACAGGAGCTGGCGGCCCTGGCCCTCGACGTCGGCTTCGAGCACGTCGCGATCTCCCACGAGGTTGCGCCGGAGCTCGGCCTGCTCGCCCGGGCGGACACCACCGTCGTGGACGCGTACCTCACACCGTTGATCCGTCGCTACGTGGCGACGCTGCTCGCCGAGCTGCCGAACTGCACGCTGGCCATCATGCAATCGAGCGGCGGCCTGACGGACGCCCATCGTTTTCGCGGCCCCGCCGCGCTCCTCTCCGGGCCCGCCGGTGGCGTGGTGGCCCTCGCGGAGATCGCCCGCCAGACCGGTCAGGCGCGGGTCATCGGCTTCGACATGGGCGGCACCTCGACGGACGTGTCGCGCTTCGATGGCGAGCCGGAGCGGGTGTACGAAACGGAAATCTCCGGAGTACGTCTCAGGGCACCCATGATGCGCATCGTGACCGTCGCCGCGGGCGGCGGCTCGATCTGTCGCCTGGATGGCCACAGGCTGGTGGTCGGCCCCGAGAGTGCCGGCGCCACGCCCGGGCCTGTCTGCTACGGCCATGCCGAAGCCGCGGAGCCGACCATCACGGACGCGAACTTGGTCCTCGGACGCTTGCTGCCCGACCGCTTCGCGTTTCCCCTCGACCGCGAGCGCGCCGAAGGCGCTCTTGCGGTCCTTGCCTCGAGGCTCGGCGACAAGTCTCGGGAGGAGCTGGCGGAGGGCTTCTTTCACATTGCCAACACCAACATGGCGGAAGCCATTCGCCAGATCTCCGTCGCCCGCGGCTACGACACCCGGGACCACGCCCTGGTCGTGTTCGGGGGCGCCGGCGGGCAGCACGCCTGCGCGCTGGCCAAACGTCTTGGAATGACGACCGTGCTGTTCCACCCGCTCGCGGGCGTGCTCAGTGCCTGGGGCATCGGCCTGGCTCCGGAGAGCTGGCACGGCGACGTGGACGCGGGCCGACGCACGCTTTCCGACGACGATCTCGCAGCGCTGGCCCCCGCCCTTTCCGAGCTCGCCGCTCGCGGCAAGGCGGCCCTGGGGCGGCCGGACGCTCGCGTCGTCCAGCGCGTGGACCTGCGCTACCGCGGCACTGAGTCGAGCATCACCCTCGAGCTCGCCGGAGCCGCTGCGCTTCGCGCCGCTTTCGATCGCGAGCACGAGCGTCAGCTCGGCTACGCCCGCCCGGACGCCGAGGTGGAGCTCACTCAGGCGCGGGTCGAAGTGCGTGCCGAGAGCCGGCCCCTCGACCTTCCGCCCTTGGCTCCCCGCCCTGCTTCGAAGGCGATCGCGCGTCATCGTCTGTTCCTGGATGGAGCCTTCGTGGACGACGTTCCCGTCTTCGCCCGAGAAGACCTGGGCGCGGGTCAACGCATCTCGGGACCCGCCGTGATCCTGGAAGCCACCGGCACCATCGTGGTCGACCCCGGGTTCGAGCTCACCGTACGCGCGGACGGCGTACTCTCCGCCGAAAGTCAGCGCCCGGACGGCGAGGCGCCGGAGCTCGCCCTCGTCGGCCACGGCGACGCCCCCGATCCCATCCTGCTCGAGATCATGAGCAATCTGTTCATGAGCATCGCAGAGCAGATGGGCCAAGCGCTGCGCCGGACGGCCATCAGCACCAACATTCGCGAGCGGCTCGATTTCTCGTGCGCGATCTTCGACGAGACCGGCGGACTCGTGGCCAACGCGCCCCACATTCCGGTGCACCTCGGCGCGATGGGCGAATCCGTGCGGGCGGTGATCGCGGCGCACCCCGATTTCCGCCCCGGCGACGTGTTCGTCAGCAACGACCCGGCCGCCGGCGGATCGCACCTGCCGGACATCACCGTGGTGAGCCCGGTACATGACGAAGGCGGCGCGTGCCGTTTCTTCACCGCGAGCCGCGGGCACCACGCGGACGTGGGCGGAATCACGCCAGGGTCCATGCCGCCGCTTTCGCGTCGCCTCGCGGAAGAGGGCGTGGTGTTCAGGAATCTGCGCCTCGTGCGCGGCGGCCGGCTGGATCACGCGGCACTCGCGGCAGTGCTCGAAGGCGGGCCCTGGCCGGCGCGGGATCCCGCGACCAATCGCGCGGATCTCGACGCGCAAATCGCCGCCAACCAGCGTGGCGCAGGGCTCTTGGCAGAGCTGACCGCCCGCTACGGACTCGCCACGGTCCAACGCTACATGCGGCACGTTCAGGACGACGCTGCCGCCCGCGTCGGCCGCGAGATCGCCCGCCTGGGCGACGGGGCGCACGCCTTCACGGACGCGATGGACGACGGCACCCCCATCGTCGTCACGCTGCGCGTGCACGGCAGCCGCATGGTCGTCGACTTCGCGGGCACGGGGGCTCAAGTGGACGGGAACCTCAACGCTCCCCACGCGGTCACCGTGGCCGCCGTCATCTACTTCCTGCGCACCTTGGTGGGTGCTCCCATCCCGCTCAACAGCGGTTGCCTGCGACCCGTGGAGATCCGCATCCCAGCGGGCAGCATCCTGTCCCCGGATCCGGAGCGCGCCGTCGCCGGCGGCAACGTGGAAACCAGCCAGCGCGTCGTGGACGTGCTGCTCGCAGCGGCGGGGCGCGCCGCCGCGAGCCAGGGCACCATGAACAACCTCACCTTCGGCAACGAGCGCTTCGGCTACTACGAGACCATCGCCGGTGGCGCGGGGGCCGGGCCGGACTTCGCCGGCGCTTCGGCGATCCACACCCACATGACGAACACGCGCATCACCGACCCAGAAGTCTTGGAGTCGAGGGCACCGGTGCGGCTGCTTCGCTTCGCCATTCGTCGTGGCTCCGGCGGTAGCGGGCAGTTCCCGGGAGGCAATGGCGTCGTGCGCGAGCTCGAGGCCCTGGCCCCCCTGTCCGTGGCAATCCTGAGCGAACGGCGCGAGCGGTCGCCCTTCGGGCTGGCCGGCGGCGAAGCGGGGGCCCGAGGCGCGAACCTCTGGAACGGCCGAAACGTCGGTGGCAAGGCGACCTTCGACGTGGCCGCCGGTGACGTCCTTCGCATCGAGACGCCGGGCGGCGGCGGCTTCGGCAAGCCCCCCTGA
- a CDS encoding ABC transporter ATP-binding protein, with translation MHLSLRGVTKSFTGRDGKIAALSEVNLEIPPGSFVCLVGPSGCGKTTLLNLIAGFETPSTGQVLADDRAIVGPGPDRVVLFQDPALFPWLSVEENVAFPLRDSGIDASETRRRVEEALRLVHLYRFKGAQPHELSGGMRARAAIARALVMEPEVMLLDEPFAALDAHTRELLQQELERAWQRTGATMVFITHDNREAVRLATHVIVMGTRPGRVKLQLDVERDLPRPRDPYDRNLSLLVTRVARELSAEIEKIAREESDEVPPPATPRPRTEPDFGRDI, from the coding sequence ATGCATCTGTCCCTGCGCGGCGTGACCAAGTCCTTCACTGGACGCGACGGCAAGATTGCCGCGCTCTCGGAGGTGAACCTCGAGATCCCACCGGGAAGCTTCGTGTGTTTGGTAGGTCCCTCCGGCTGCGGCAAGACCACGCTGCTCAACTTGATCGCCGGCTTCGAGACGCCCAGCACGGGGCAGGTCCTCGCGGACGACCGTGCCATCGTCGGACCCGGGCCCGACCGCGTGGTGCTGTTCCAGGATCCCGCGCTGTTCCCCTGGCTCTCGGTCGAGGAGAACGTCGCGTTCCCGCTTCGGGATTCCGGCATCGACGCCTCCGAGACTCGGCGTCGGGTGGAAGAGGCGCTGCGCCTCGTGCACCTGTATCGCTTCAAGGGCGCCCAGCCCCACGAGCTGTCCGGCGGCATGCGTGCGCGGGCGGCCATCGCCCGTGCTCTCGTGATGGAGCCCGAGGTGATGCTGCTCGATGAACCCTTTGCGGCGCTCGACGCTCACACCCGGGAGCTCCTGCAGCAGGAGCTGGAGCGCGCCTGGCAGCGCACCGGCGCGACCATGGTGTTCATCACCCACGACAATCGCGAGGCCGTGCGCCTAGCGACCCACGTGATCGTGATGGGAACCCGCCCCGGCCGCGTGAAGCTCCAGCTCGACGTGGAGCGCGACCTGCCGCGGCCGCGGGATCCCTACGATCGCAATCTGTCGCTCTTGGTCACCCGCGTTGCCCGGGAGCTCTCGGCGGAGATCGAGAAGATCGCGCGAGAAGAGAGCGACGAGGTTCCGCCCCCCGCCACGCCCCGGCCGCGGACGGAGCCCGACTTCGGCCGCGACATCTGA
- a CDS encoding biopolymer transporter ExbD, translated as MSEKPLHRFEQPISVPGRRLLHHIPLGFVRKKVSGGGQRSVNQEIPLIPFIDFLLCIVLFLLASFSATGELPVDKNVQLPKAENVMDMVEAPMVAITGTQILVDGVPAGNTRAIEEANRLQRVDELFNVLKNKRELWKSLNPGRDFPGVAVLQVDRRVPALVVKSVFQTSAFAGYPNISFMVGRLGDEGGGGK; from the coding sequence ATGTCGGAAAAGCCTCTGCATCGTTTCGAGCAGCCGATCAGCGTCCCGGGGCGCCGGCTCCTGCACCACATCCCTCTCGGGTTCGTTCGCAAGAAGGTGAGCGGTGGTGGTCAGCGTTCGGTGAACCAGGAGATCCCGCTGATCCCGTTCATCGACTTCTTGCTCTGCATCGTGCTCTTCCTGTTGGCCAGCTTCTCGGCGACGGGCGAGCTGCCAGTGGACAAGAACGTTCAGCTGCCCAAGGCAGAGAACGTAATGGACATGGTGGAGGCCCCGATGGTGGCCATCACCGGTACCCAGATCCTGGTGGACGGCGTGCCCGCTGGGAATACCCGGGCCATCGAAGAGGCCAATCGCCTTCAGCGCGTGGACGAGCTGTTCAACGTGCTCAAAAACAAGCGCGAGCTGTGGAAGAGCCTGAATCCCGGCCGGGATTTCCCGGGTGTGGCCGTTCTGCAGGTCGACCGCCGCGTGCCCGCGTTGGTCGTGAAGAGCGTGTTCCAGACGTCCGCGTTCGCCGGCTATCCGAACATCAGCTTCATGGTCGGTCGCTTGGGCGACGAGGGCGGCGGCGGCAAATGA
- a CDS encoding biopolymer transporter ExbD, with product MAGIDVGGGHGGRRASNHEIPLIPFIDFLLCLVAFLLVTAVWSQMARINADARVPGPPRPEEEIEKQQKEKQLHVEMRGERKFQLVWKEGSTVVNTIDVERKPVKNGEDIRYPDLAKKISEEWTQNGSHRAGTDKKFDQAVLHTDNSTQFADVIAVIDAIYAPQRDFTIAGAGKPEKVPAFNVTFAVN from the coding sequence ATGGCCGGTATCGATGTTGGTGGTGGGCACGGCGGACGGCGTGCGAGCAATCACGAAATTCCGCTGATCCCGTTCATCGACTTCCTCCTCTGCCTGGTCGCGTTCCTGCTGGTCACCGCCGTGTGGTCGCAGATGGCGCGAATCAACGCGGACGCCCGCGTTCCCGGTCCGCCGCGGCCGGAAGAAGAGATCGAGAAGCAGCAGAAGGAGAAGCAGCTCCACGTGGAGATGCGCGGTGAGCGCAAGTTCCAGCTCGTCTGGAAAGAAGGCAGCACGGTGGTGAACACCATCGACGTCGAGCGCAAGCCGGTGAAGAACGGCGAAGACATTCGCTATCCGGATCTCGCCAAGAAGATCAGCGAAGAGTGGACCCAGAACGGTAGCCACCGCGCTGGGACCGACAAGAAGTTCGACCAGGCCGTGCTCCACACGGACAACTCCACGCAGTTCGCCGACGTCATCGCCGTCATCGATGCGATCTATGCGCCGCAACGGGATTTCACCATCGCGGGCGCAGGCAAGCCGGAGAAGGTCCCCGCGTTCAACGTCACCTTTGCGGTGAACTGA
- a CDS encoding MotA/TolQ/ExbB proton channel family protein, with protein MSNLWHHYQAGGWAMWIILFWLICSIAVIAERAVYLYGASINKEVFLATMQKCILAGDVAKAVKMASAANAPLARIVQAGLVKVNRPDEEVQAAMDEAALREMPRINKRTGYLALFANLAMLSGLFGTIVGLIKAFGAVGGESIDPSQKARILAEGISEAMNCTAFGLISAITALVGFAFLNGKTQSLEDDINEASVQVLNLVVANRQKVSLQGLEQAA; from the coding sequence ATGTCGAATCTCTGGCATCACTACCAGGCGGGCGGATGGGCAATGTGGATCATCCTCTTTTGGTTGATCTGCTCTATCGCCGTGATCGCCGAGCGCGCCGTCTACCTGTATGGCGCCTCCATCAACAAGGAGGTGTTCCTCGCCACCATGCAGAAGTGCATCTTGGCAGGAGACGTCGCCAAGGCCGTCAAGATGGCTTCGGCCGCCAACGCGCCTCTCGCTCGCATCGTGCAGGCGGGGCTCGTCAAGGTGAACCGTCCCGACGAGGAAGTTCAAGCGGCTATGGACGAGGCGGCGCTTCGCGAGATGCCGCGGATCAACAAGCGGACGGGCTACCTGGCCCTGTTCGCGAACCTGGCGATGCTCTCCGGCTTGTTCGGCACCATCGTCGGTCTGATCAAGGCGTTCGGCGCGGTGGGCGGTGAGTCCATCGACCCCAGCCAGAAGGCGCGAATCTTGGCCGAAGGTATCTCCGAGGCCATGAACTGCACCGCTTTCGGTCTGATCTCCGCGATTACGGCCCTCGTCGGCTTCGCGTTCCTCAACGGCAAGACCCAGTCGCTCGAGGACGACATCAACGAGGCGAGCGTCCAGGTGTTGAACCTGGTGGTCGCCAACCGTCAGAAGGTCAGCCTCCAGGGCTTGGAGCAGGCCGCCTGA
- a CDS encoding MotA/TolQ/ExbB proton channel family protein, translated as MVEAFKHNPTFMVLNLITSAVVLTIVVERFAFQMTRYRVNSKEFFAQVKKLVTAGNIDRAIKLCEASDFPILQLVKSGLTHANKGPDEIDAALSEKLSELKPQAEKRVGALWSLANIATLIGLLGTVSGLIATFAAIAAPGLSQSDKQRMLSNGIAEAMYNTALGLGIAVFCMITHIILHTRAKAIQHDLEATMERTFNLLTIQQRPGQY; from the coding sequence TTGGTCGAGGCCTTCAAGCACAACCCGACCTTCATGGTGCTGAACCTCATCACGTCGGCCGTGGTCCTCACGATCGTCGTCGAGCGTTTCGCGTTCCAGATGACGCGGTACCGGGTGAACTCCAAAGAGTTCTTCGCCCAGGTGAAGAAGCTGGTGACCGCGGGGAACATCGACCGCGCCATCAAGCTTTGCGAGGCGAGTGACTTCCCCATCTTGCAGCTCGTCAAGTCCGGTCTCACCCACGCCAACAAGGGCCCGGACGAGATCGACGCGGCGCTCAGCGAGAAGCTCTCGGAGCTCAAGCCCCAAGCCGAGAAGCGCGTGGGCGCACTGTGGTCCCTCGCCAACATCGCGACCCTCATCGGTCTGCTCGGTACGGTGAGCGGTCTGATCGCCACCTTCGCCGCCATCGCAGCGCCGGGTCTGTCGCAGTCGGACAAGCAGCGCATGCTGTCGAACGGCATCGCGGAAGCCATGTACAACACCGCTCTCGGTCTCGGCATCGCGGTGTTCTGCATGATCACGCACATCATTCTCCACACTCGCGCCAAGGCGATTCAGCACGACCTGGAAGCGACGATGGAGCGCACCTTCAACCTGCTGACGATCCAGCAGCGGCCCGGGCAGTACTGA
- a CDS encoding biopolymer transporter ExbD, whose amino-acid sequence MSQLSAAQRGKIRRLSQPTELSPDEEGGELNIVPFLDIIVNILIFVLATVAVTFTATIDTTPPASKSSGVRKDMESSALNLTVFIVNDGFSLKASGGNIAPGCESPGAGITIPKKNGQYDYPALNACAAKLKNASSDFKEENQVYITANPGTDYQTVIAVIDALRTTPKGDVLFDDVNFKVPR is encoded by the coding sequence ATGTCCCAGCTCAGCGCAGCCCAGCGCGGAAAGATCCGCCGCCTGAGTCAACCGACGGAGCTGTCTCCGGACGAGGAGGGCGGCGAGCTCAACATCGTCCCCTTCCTCGACATCATCGTGAACATCCTGATCTTCGTGCTGGCCACCGTCGCGGTGACCTTCACCGCGACGATCGACACCACGCCGCCCGCAAGCAAGTCGAGCGGTGTGCGCAAGGACATGGAAAGCTCGGCGCTGAACCTGACGGTGTTCATCGTCAACGACGGCTTCTCCCTCAAGGCCTCCGGCGGCAACATCGCCCCGGGCTGTGAGAGCCCCGGCGCCGGCATCACGATTCCGAAGAAGAATGGTCAGTACGACTACCCCGCGCTCAACGCCTGCGCGGCCAAGCTCAAGAACGCCTCTTCGGACTTCAAGGAAGAGAACCAGGTGTACATCACCGCGAATCCCGGCACCGACTACCAGACGGTGATCGCGGTAATCGACGCACTGCGCACCACACCAAAGGGCGATGTGCTGTTCGACGACGTGAACTTCAAGGTGCCCCGATGA
- a CDS encoding biopolymer transporter ExbD, translating into MSQPGQPGGQPHGVPVVKYKAELRKAIRRNAEAPEVNFLNITAMLDIMTIILVFLLKSLGESSASIPQSDDLRLPKSIIRTQPSEEGVVLTVSKTQILVGDDRVLTLPSRESVAQTGVGARNKRSGPNDLYIVPLGNALQAARRTDKVIRTAKGLDPTSSEAIIIADSTTPYRLLIEVLFTLGQNEFGKYHLMVMQSSGSGK; encoded by the coding sequence ATGAGCCAGCCCGGACAGCCCGGAGGACAACCGCACGGCGTGCCCGTGGTGAAGTACAAGGCGGAGCTGCGCAAAGCCATCCGCCGCAACGCCGAGGCGCCGGAGGTCAACTTCCTCAACATCACCGCGATGCTCGACATCATGACGATCATCCTGGTGTTCCTGTTGAAGAGCCTCGGGGAATCCAGCGCCAGCATCCCGCAGAGCGACGACCTCCGGCTGCCCAAGTCGATCATCCGCACGCAGCCCAGCGAAGAAGGCGTCGTGCTCACCGTCAGCAAGACACAAATCCTGGTGGGCGACGATCGCGTGCTCACCCTGCCCAGCCGAGAGTCGGTGGCGCAGACGGGTGTGGGCGCCCGCAACAAGCGCAGTGGACCGAACGACCTCTACATCGTTCCCCTGGGCAATGCCCTGCAGGCGGCGCGCCGCACGGACAAGGTCATCCGGACCGCGAAGGGCCTCGATCCGACGTCGTCGGAGGCCATCATCATCGCCGACTCCACGACACCTTACCGTCTGCTCATCGAGGTTCTCTTCACCTTGGGCCAGAACGAGTTCGGCAAGTATCACCTGATGGTGATGCAGTCCTCGGGCTCCGGTAAGTGA
- a CDS encoding sodium/proton-translocating pyrophosphatase yields MTEFGLILAIDASGLAFALLLSRWLVGRDAGGADVRRVGGALGRAVDAFLWSEIRRVGMVAGALASITFGVHAALADRSGPLAPLEAAFWAALTLALGAGATCVVARIAARSALDASLRSLSAARHSTDRALTIVTRTGGAAGLLAEAISVLAVGGVFALLFAMKGGQRMALEDAAKLTLTLATIVPSFALGAVGAALIIQRAGSTFHLASDLGADLGGELDAGLGHDDSQNPAVIADLVGDHVGHAAGRTVDLFVSATALNVTVVVIGAALYRSAYALEPAVLGLVFLPAVVRAFGVIASAFGIMVVRTDEASAPTLALWRGQGTTAVVAAGGLAGATLWLLDRHWQPFFWAGVAGLAAALVTAHAARYRVDKRFAPLREVMESLRVGGAPTVALGLSSGMRAVVVPVLAIALAMALSWQLGASTKITGGGFMASLTAVSTMVAAAPFILAISSFGPIADAARGVSSMTASGMSAEAQRRTARLDDAGFTAGTVAQPYFIVLGGLAAIVTAFALPVLGGGGGGGRIDLAKPVVLWSGALGFAVVLAHAGGAMRTALAGARVLLQEVDRQLRGFPRQHGRPQLPADFTPSYKACIDAASRAAMSRLWSPLIMAVTLPAALGVALHLLYRKGDPGLATEGLSAFVVVAAVTGLGAALAVDGARATLSAARRSSRPHGNTSGHGAALAGDAVADVIGSSAGPAATLLIKALAVAALAVAPFLSH; encoded by the coding sequence GTGACCGAATTCGGGCTGATACTGGCCATCGATGCCAGCGGCTTGGCTTTCGCCCTGCTGTTGTCGCGGTGGCTCGTCGGGCGGGACGCCGGCGGCGCGGACGTGCGTCGCGTGGGCGGCGCCCTCGGTCGCGCGGTGGACGCGTTCCTGTGGAGCGAGATCCGCCGGGTCGGCATGGTTGCTGGAGCCCTCGCCTCCATCACCTTCGGCGTTCACGCGGCGCTGGCCGATCGCAGCGGTCCTCTGGCCCCGCTGGAGGCTGCCTTCTGGGCTGCCCTCACCCTCGCTCTCGGCGCCGGCGCCACCTGCGTGGTGGCGCGCATCGCCGCTCGCAGTGCCCTGGACGCCAGCCTCCGTAGCTTGAGCGCCGCCCGCCACAGTACGGATCGCGCCCTCACCATCGTGACCCGCACCGGTGGCGCCGCAGGGCTCCTGGCGGAAGCCATCAGCGTATTGGCGGTGGGCGGCGTCTTCGCGCTCTTGTTCGCGATGAAGGGTGGACAGCGCATGGCCCTCGAGGACGCGGCCAAGCTCACCCTCACCCTCGCGACCATCGTTCCGAGCTTCGCCCTCGGCGCCGTCGGCGCCGCGCTCATCATTCAACGCGCGGGCAGCACCTTTCACTTGGCAAGCGACCTGGGCGCCGACCTCGGCGGTGAGCTGGACGCCGGCCTCGGCCATGACGACTCCCAGAATCCCGCGGTGATCGCCGACCTGGTCGGCGATCACGTGGGCCACGCGGCGGGGCGCACGGTGGATCTGTTCGTCAGCGCCACGGCGCTCAACGTCACTGTCGTCGTGATCGGGGCTGCGCTGTATCGCTCCGCCTACGCGCTGGAGCCGGCCGTCTTGGGGCTGGTGTTCCTCCCGGCTGTGGTGCGTGCATTCGGAGTGATCGCGTCCGCCTTCGGCATCATGGTGGTGCGCACGGACGAAGCCAGCGCTCCCACGTTGGCTCTGTGGCGGGGTCAGGGCACGACGGCCGTGGTGGCAGCGGGCGGCCTCGCAGGAGCCACCCTGTGGCTCCTGGATCGCCACTGGCAACCGTTCTTCTGGGCGGGAGTGGCGGGTCTCGCGGCCGCCCTCGTCACGGCGCACGCCGCGCGCTATCGCGTCGACAAGCGCTTCGCTCCGCTCAGAGAAGTGATGGAGTCGCTGCGGGTGGGCGGTGCGCCCACGGTCGCCCTCGGGCTCAGCTCCGGCATGCGCGCAGTGGTCGTTCCGGTGCTGGCCATCGCACTGGCCATGGCTCTCTCTTGGCAGCTGGGCGCGAGCACCAAGATCACCGGTGGTGGCTTCATGGCATCGCTCACCGCCGTCTCCACGATGGTCGCCGCGGCGCCCTTCATCCTCGCCATCTCGAGCTTCGGCCCTATCGCAGACGCGGCGCGCGGCGTCTCCAGCATGACGGCGTCGGGAATGTCGGCGGAAGCACAACGGCGCACCGCGCGCTTGGACGACGCCGGCTTCACGGCGGGGACCGTGGCCCAGCCCTACTTCATCGTGCTCGGTGGTCTTGCCGCCATCGTCACCGCCTTCGCGTTGCCCGTCCTCGGGGGCGGAGGCGGCGGCGGCCGCATCGATCTCGCCAAGCCCGTGGTGCTGTGGAGCGGCGCCCTGGGGTTTGCGGTGGTGCTGGCTCACGCCGGCGGGGCCATGCGCACGGCCCTCGCCGGCGCTCGCGTCCTGCTTCAAGAGGTCGACCGCCAGCTCCGCGGTTTCCCCCGTCAGCATGGGCGCCCCCAGCTCCCAGCCGACTTCACGCCCAGCTACAAGGCCTGTATCGACGCCGCGAGCCGGGCGGCAATGAGCCGACTCTGGTCACCGTTGATCATGGCGGTGACGCTCCCCGCGGCACTTGGCGTCGCCTTGCATCTCTTGTATCGAAAGGGTGATCCTGGCCTGGCCACCGAAGGATTGTCGGCGTTCGTCGTCGTCGCCGCGGTCACCGGTCTGGGAGCAGCCCTAGCGGTGGATGGCGCGCGTGCCACGCTGAGCGCGGCACGTCGGTCCAGCCGCCCCCACGGCAACACCTCCGGTCATGGCGCCGCTCTCGCCGGGGACGCCGTGGCAGACGTGATTGGCAGCTCGGCGGGCCCAGCCGCCACTCTCTTGATCAAGGCCTTGGCCGTCGCCGCCCTGGCCGTCGCCCCTTTCCTGTCCCACTGA